In a genomic window of Cygnus atratus isolate AKBS03 ecotype Queensland, Australia chromosome 23, CAtr_DNAZoo_HiC_assembly, whole genome shotgun sequence:
- the DCDC2B gene encoding doublecortin domain-containing protein 2B isoform X2 encodes MSSRGLALAPPAKNVVVYRNGDPFFHGKKFVVNQRRFLTFEAFLKEVTRSIHAPLAVRNLYTPRHGHRITELGDLQDGCQYVAAGFEKFKRLNYLNQGRKELRGTSNSSGVQSHTVAPWKSNIATRRQKHTHLTIHVFRNGDLLSPPFRLLFSQSAPLQWDTLLAMLTAKADLRSGAVNRLCRLDGTQVFGEEELVNDGYYVAVGTEEYKKLPYFELLVPQDSACRTPRNHPDRRKKYSRKFSKRDATSQGSAAASALAEPPQQLDSCRVQTPGAAETDRSPVAFPPLHRQVRRSHLREEEPIFHAKPVRAGQNRRSYRSVQHWPHQEESVYKAKDPRKEMQGAWGVREHEHTRVEAPTDQNV; translated from the exons ATGAGCTCCAGAGGCTTAGCTCTGGCACCTCCAGCGAAGAACGTGGTGGTGTATCGCAATGGTGACCCCTTTTTCCACGGGAAGAAGTTTGTGGTGAACCAGCGGCGGTTCCTGACCTTTGAGGCGTTTCTGAAGGAGGTGACCAGGAGCATTCATGCGCCCCTGGCTGTGAGGAATCTCTACACCCCCAGGCACGGCCACCGCATCACTGAGCTGGGGGACCTGCAGGACGGGTGCCAGTACGTGGCTGCGGGGTTTGAAAAGTTCAAAAGGCTCAA CTATTTAAaccagggaaggaaggagctcCGAGGGACAAGTAACAGCAGCGGTGTGCAG TCCCACACCGTAGCTCCCTGGAAGTCAAACATCGCAACACGACGGCAGAAGCACACCCACCTTACAATCCA tgttttccGGAATGGGGATTTGCTGAGCCCTCCTTTCCGACTGCTGTTCTCTCAGAGCGCCCCGCTGCAGTGGGACACGCTCCTGGCTATGCTGACAGCGAAAGCTGATCTGCGCAGTGGAGCTGTTAACAG GCTCTGCAGGCTGGATGGCACGCAGGTGTTTGGTGAGGAGGAGCTGGTGAATGACGGTTACTACGTGGCTGTGGGGACTGAGGAGTACAAAAAACTGCCTTACTTTGAGCTTCTGGTGCCCCAGGATTCTGCATGCAGGACACCACG GAACCATCCAGATAGACGCAAAAAGTACAGCAGAAAG tttagcaAGCGTGATGCCACCtcccagggcagtgctgctgcctctgctcttgcTGAACCACCCCAACAG CTGGACAGTTGCAGGGTGCAgaccccaggagctgcagagaccGACAGGAGCCCGGTTGCTTTTCCACCACTGCACAGGCAAGTCAGGAGGTCTCACCTCAGGGAGGAAGAGCCCATTTTCCATGCTAAACCTGTCCGTGCAGGACAGAACAGGAGGAGTTACAGGAGTGTGCAGCACTGGCCTCATCAAG AAGAAAGTGTCTATAAAGCCAAAGATCCTAGGAAGGAGATGCAAGGTGCTTGGGGAGTAAGAGAGCACGAACACACAAGGGTGGAGGCACCCACTGATCAG AATGTGTAA
- the DCDC2B gene encoding doublecortin domain-containing protein 2B isoform X1 → MSSRGLALAPPAKNVVVYRNGDPFFHGKKFVVNQRRFLTFEAFLKEVTRSIHAPLAVRNLYTPRHGHRITELGDLQDGCQYVAAGFEKFKRLNYLNQGRKELRGTSNSSGVQSHTVAPWKSNIATRRQKHTHLTIHVFRNGDLLSPPFRLLFSQSAPLQWDTLLAMLTAKADLRSGAVNRLCRLDGTQVFGEEELVNDGYYVAVGTEEYKKLPYFELLVPQDSACRTPRNHPDRRKKYSRKFSKRDATSQGSAAASALAEPPQQLDSCRVQTPGAAETDRSPVAFPPLHRQVRRSHLREEEPIFHAKPVRAGQNRRSYRSVQHWPHQEESVYKAKDPRKEMQGAWGVREHEHTRVEAPTDQARTAGTAQKPAAGKREGSASEGEDR, encoded by the exons ATGAGCTCCAGAGGCTTAGCTCTGGCACCTCCAGCGAAGAACGTGGTGGTGTATCGCAATGGTGACCCCTTTTTCCACGGGAAGAAGTTTGTGGTGAACCAGCGGCGGTTCCTGACCTTTGAGGCGTTTCTGAAGGAGGTGACCAGGAGCATTCATGCGCCCCTGGCTGTGAGGAATCTCTACACCCCCAGGCACGGCCACCGCATCACTGAGCTGGGGGACCTGCAGGACGGGTGCCAGTACGTGGCTGCGGGGTTTGAAAAGTTCAAAAGGCTCAA CTATTTAAaccagggaaggaaggagctcCGAGGGACAAGTAACAGCAGCGGTGTGCAG TCCCACACCGTAGCTCCCTGGAAGTCAAACATCGCAACACGACGGCAGAAGCACACCCACCTTACAATCCA tgttttccGGAATGGGGATTTGCTGAGCCCTCCTTTCCGACTGCTGTTCTCTCAGAGCGCCCCGCTGCAGTGGGACACGCTCCTGGCTATGCTGACAGCGAAAGCTGATCTGCGCAGTGGAGCTGTTAACAG GCTCTGCAGGCTGGATGGCACGCAGGTGTTTGGTGAGGAGGAGCTGGTGAATGACGGTTACTACGTGGCTGTGGGGACTGAGGAGTACAAAAAACTGCCTTACTTTGAGCTTCTGGTGCCCCAGGATTCTGCATGCAGGACACCACG GAACCATCCAGATAGACGCAAAAAGTACAGCAGAAAG tttagcaAGCGTGATGCCACCtcccagggcagtgctgctgcctctgctcttgcTGAACCACCCCAACAG CTGGACAGTTGCAGGGTGCAgaccccaggagctgcagagaccGACAGGAGCCCGGTTGCTTTTCCACCACTGCACAGGCAAGTCAGGAGGTCTCACCTCAGGGAGGAAGAGCCCATTTTCCATGCTAAACCTGTCCGTGCAGGACAGAACAGGAGGAGTTACAGGAGTGTGCAGCACTGGCCTCATCAAG AAGAAAGTGTCTATAAAGCCAAAGATCCTAGGAAGGAGATGCAAGGTGCTTGGGGAGTAAGAGAGCACGAACACACAAGGGTGGAGGCACCCACTGATCAG GCGAGGactgcaggcacagcacaaaAGCCCGCggcagggaaaagggagggCAGCGCTTCTGAGGGTGAGGATCGCTGA
- the TMEM234 gene encoding transmembrane protein 234 translates to MATAGEAAALVLVAALWGSTGPFLRTGAAGLEELRHRGRLRQLLAEISFLGLNYKYMVPFLLNQCGSLLFYLALASADLSLAVPLCNSLALIFTLVTGRILGEDIGGKRAVAGMALTLLGVTLCVAGS, encoded by the exons ATGGCGACCGCGG gggaggcggcggcgctggTGCTGGTGGCCGCGCTGTGGGGCAGCACCGGGCCCTTCCTGCGGACGGGCGCggcggggctggaggagctgcggCACCGGGGCCGCCTgcggcagctgctggcagagatCAGCTTCCTGGGCCTCAACTACAAG TACATGGTGCCCTTCCTGCTCAATCAGTGCGGATCGCTCCTCTTCTACCTCGCCTTGGCATCTGCAG ACCTGTCCCTGGCGGTACCGCTCTGTAACTCCCTGGCTTTGATTTTCACTCTGGTGACTGGGAGGATTCTGGGAGAGGATATCGGCGGTAAAA GGGCCGTGGCAGGAATGGCGCTCACCCTCCTGGGTGTCACTCTCTGTGTAGCTGGTTCGTGA